From the genome of Verrucomicrobiota bacterium:
AGGCGGCTGAGGTCAGTCTGGATGTGGTGCTCTGCGGCTTCGTGCGCGCGCTCGATGTGCGCGCGGCCCGACCGGAAGCAAAAACAAAATCGGAATAATGTTTAGAGCATTGGAAAACAGCAAATGGTTCTCGACGGTGCTGCTGCTGGGGGCGCTCGTCCTGCTGGCGGTGGCTGTGTTGAACTTGGGCGGCCAGCTAAACTACCGCCCCGAGCTGAAGCGCCGCGCCACTTCGCCAAATGCCACCGTGTTGGTGGGGAAGATTGAGGCGTTGTTCTCGCCGGCGACGCTGGCGGCCTGTCGCCCGGCAACCAATTCGGTCAATCCCTTTTACACCACCTATTTTCAACCACCGCCCACGCCTCCCAAACCGGCGACGCCAACTCCCGCACCCTCCCCGACCAAGAAAATCCTACTCACTTACCAAGGCGTCTATCAAACCGCTGGCGGCGAGAAGAAGGCGTTTGTCAAAGTCGGCGACACCTTGTTTGTCGGACCGGTAGGCTCGAACGTGGTGGCCGACCTAGCGGTGGTGGACATTGCGCTGCGCACGTTGACTTTGAAAAACGCCGCGTCGCAGACGAACCTCCTCCAGTTCAATGTTCCCAAAGAAGTCGAAGTTCCGAATAAATGATCATGGAAGCGACCGCGACCACAAAAGAAACCGGCGACCTGTTGCTCGAACAAGGCAAGCTGACCGAAAAGCAACTGGAGCAGGTGCGCCGCAGTCAACTGCGCCTGGGCCTTCCCCAGCACCGCGCAATTGTTGAACTGAATTACGCATCGGAAGAAGACACCTATCGTGCGCTGGCGTCACTCCATCATCTGGATTTTATCGACCACAGCCAGCTCGCGCTGCCCGCCGCCGTGCTGGAACTGGTGCCGGTAAAACTCATTTTCCATTACCGGATGGTGCCGGTGTCGCTGGAGGGCGAGTTGCTCACACTGGCCTTCGGCGAACCGCCGCGCCAGATGGAACTGGGCAACCTCCGCCTGCTGCTCGGCAAACGGCTCAAAGTCGTCCTGACCACTCCGAGTTCGATTCATGCCGTGATTAAAAGACAATTCGGCCTGGGCGCGCAAACCGTCCAACGCCTGCGCGAGGAGCGTGGATTGACCGACGCGAGCGAAGATATAGTTTTTGATGTCAAATCCACCGAGGACAGTTCCGCCGTCGATGCCACCATCGCCGATTTTGTCGATCAGATTCTCCTGGAAGCCTTGCGCTTGCAGGCCACGGACATTCACATCGAGCCGTACCACTCCTCCATCCGCCTGCGCTACCGGATCGACGGGATGATGCAGACGATTCCCGTGCCTGATGCCTTGCGCCAGCTCCACGAAACCATCGCGTCGCGTCTGAAAATCATGGCGGGCCTGAACATCGCGGAGAAGCGCCTGCCGCACGACGGGCGCATCGCCATGAAGACCGGGAACGAGGAGTACGACCTGCGCATCTCGGTCATTCCCACCAAGCACGGCGAAACCATTTGTTTGCGCATCCTTGGCCGGCAGAGTCTGTTCATGGACCTCGAGCAACTCGGCATGGAGCCGCAACACGAGGCGCTGTTCGCCGACCTGACCCAGTTGCCGCAGGGCATGATTCTTTTGACCGGCCCGACCGGCAGCGGCAAGACCACCACACTGTATGCCGCGCTGGCCCACGCGAACGACGATACGCGGAAAATCATCACGATCGAAGACCCGGTGGAATACCAGTTGGAAGGCATCACCCAGATCCAGGTGCGGCAGGACATCGGGCTGACGTTTTCCAGCGGGCTGCGCTCGGTCTTGCGCCATGATCCGGACGTTGTGCTCATCGGAGAAATCCGCGACAATGAAACCGCCGAGATTGCGGTGCGCGCCGCCCAGACCGGGCACCTGGTTTTCTCCACCTTGCACACCAACGACAGCATCAGCTCCATCACGCGGCTTCTGGACATGAAGGTGGACGCCTTTTTGATCGGCTCATCGCTGGTATGCAGCGTCGCACAGCGATTGGCCCGGCGCATCTGCCGGCATTGCAGCGAAGAGGACACGAACATCCCCGACCGTTTGCGCAAGGAAATGGCGCGGGCGCTGGGCATCAAGGCGGAGGAAGCCAAGGCATGGAAGGGGCGCGGCTGCATCGAGTGCAACCAGAAGGGTTACCGCGGGCGCGTGGCCATTTACGAATTCTTTTTGATGAACGACGCCATCGCGGACTTGATTGTGCCCGACATCAAGACCGGTCAGTTGCGCGAAGCAATCCGCCAGCACGGCTGGCGCTCCCTGCGCGAACTGGCGTGGGGCAAAGTCCAGTCCGGCTTGATTCCCATCGCCGAGCTGCAGCGATTGACCCATCGGATCGAGTTTCAGCGGTCGGAGGCGGAGGCCTGACGAGCGACTGGATCCTTGCAGCGCGCCAACTCATTTCTTTGTCATGACGAAGACGCCGTTCCACGACTCATCGGGCGGATTCTGGATCAGGTTTTGGCAGCGTTCAGCATACAGGGCGCTCAAGAAGTCCTCCGGTTGTCGGCGCAGGCATTCCTGAAAGGCCGTGGCTGCCGCTGCAAACTCACGGCTTCGATACTGCCGCACGCCTTCTTCATAGCGCGCCAGCCAGACGGGTGTGGACACGGTTTGCGCGGCGCCGTCACCCACGACCGTGAACACGTCCACGGGTTTGGTTTTGCCCTTGACCTGCACGTAATCCACCGTGCGCAAAATGTATTGCTCGCCGACGAGCGGAGCCAGGTTTTCGCCGAGCAGGAGATCGAGATGATATTCCTTCGTGAGTCCTTCCAAGCGTGAAGCCAGGTTGACTGGATCGCCAATGGCCGTGAACTCCACCTTCTGGGACGAGCCGATTTCACCGACGATGGCTTCGCCGTGGTTGATGCCGATGCCGAACGCCAGTTCCGGCATCCCGCGAGCTTTCCAGCCCTCGTTCAGTTTCCGCAGGCTGCGTTTCATCGCAAGCGCGGTGGCCACGGCCAGTTGCGCATCGTGCGCGCGCCCTTTGCTAACGATGTCAATGCTGCCCCAAACGGCCATCACCGCATCGCCGATGAACTTGTCGAGCGAACCTTGATGGGTAAAAACGTCGCGCACCATTTCCTCGAAATATTCGTTGAGTTGCTTCACAAGTCGCGCGGAGTCCGAACTTTCGGTCAGCGTCGTAAAACCCCGCACGTCGGAGAAGAGCACCGTGACGGATCGGCGCACGCCCACAAGTGAGTCGAAGTAAGTCGCCGGGTTGTCGAGCAATTCCTTCACGACATCCTTGGAGACGTAGCGCTCCAGCGTCTTGCGAACCCGCGCCTTCTCCAACTGCTCCAGCACATAA
Proteins encoded in this window:
- a CDS encoding type II/IV secretion system protein encodes the protein MEATATTKETGDLLLEQGKLTEKQLEQVRRSQLRLGLPQHRAIVELNYASEEDTYRALASLHHLDFIDHSQLALPAAVLELVPVKLIFHYRMVPVSLEGELLTLAFGEPPRQMELGNLRLLLGKRLKVVLTTPSSIHAVIKRQFGLGAQTVQRLREERGLTDASEDIVFDVKSTEDSSAVDATIADFVDQILLEALRLQATDIHIEPYHSSIRLRYRIDGMMQTIPVPDALRQLHETIASRLKIMAGLNIAEKRLPHDGRIAMKTGNEEYDLRISVIPTKHGETICLRILGRQSLFMDLEQLGMEPQHEALFADLTQLPQGMILLTGPTGSGKTTTLYAALAHANDDTRKIITIEDPVEYQLEGITQIQVRQDIGLTFSSGLRSVLRHDPDVVLIGEIRDNETAEIAVRAAQTGHLVFSTLHTNDSISSITRLLDMKVDAFLIGSSLVCSVAQRLARRICRHCSEEDTNIPDRLRKEMARALGIKAEEAKAWKGRGCIECNQKGYRGRVAIYEFFLMNDAIADLIVPDIKTGQLREAIRQHGWRSLRELAWGKVQSGLIPIAELQRLTHRIEFQRSEAEA